AAACTTCTCATCCTTTAACAGTaatttaagcctttttttatttcacttctgtattttctttttctaattcaGAAGGGACATGTCCACCTGATGGTTTTTAAGGTGTAAAAGAGTTGACTCGAGCAGAAGCAAATATCAATCTTGATGCACTTCCAGCATTCTTGTCCGACTAACATGTAGAACATTCCTTTAGCGGAgcttctgcagctttttgtgGTGCTAAAGAGGCACAACATTAAGGGGCAGAGATTGGCTTTATGTGGCATGAGGACAAATACAAGTCGGGTtccttttcagtgttttatccTGAAGCTTTCTACTTTGGTGTTAGCAGAAATGGATCTTCCTGAGTTTAACTATTTCACACTGGTTTCCTCTTCATTTAGACACTGGACAAACTTGTGTCAACTACTGTGGGGGGGATTTTTCATTGCCAAGTTAAAGGCTTTAGCATGTCTTCTTTGCAATCATCGGCAATCCTACATGGACCTTAAGGGGGTCAAATACTTGGCATTACTTTTTGAAAGAGTAAGTCTTGAAGTGATAAAGCGATCTCCAGCTGTTGCAATCCAGGGATGACTTGTCAATAATGTCTCATTTCTGTGGTCTCTTTGACTCATCAGGGTCTTCCACTTTGTTCCAAATGGGTTCTTGAGGATTTATCAGGGCATAAATCGCTACCACTGAGGACTGGATTCTCTCTTTCTTCAGGGTTACCACATTTTAAAACTGCTCAATGAAGGCGTCAGTTATATTGGGTCATTGGTGTCCTCTTCTTTTGATGCATTCACTTTTTTGCATCTGACTTTCTTTGGTGTAAAGATCTTTGCCGCATTGTAAAGAGATTTCATGCTGAACACATTGTGCATATCAAATCTTCTGTAACCACAGCTCAACATATTCCCCCCCCTCCAAGTCTTCaattttcttttgctcttgAAATTTATAGCAGAGCAATGTTTGAAACTGGAGCATGCCATTTTTTCATCCAACTTGAGAGGTGGGTATTTTTAGGGACTCAGACATGGAGGCATTTCAGACACTTTGTAGATCAACCGAATGAATCACTGTTGCACATTAGCTCATGACATCTCCATTTTCCACTGCTGGCACTCTTTCACACATTCTTTCTTGACCTCCTAATCATCATCAAGCCCCTGCGAACAGCGCTACAATGAAAATACCATACCTGTGCGGGTTTAAGGAGCGGCGGGACTCCACCTGTTCGTTTCCTGTGCCAGAGTCACTTGAGGACTTGCTTGCATTGCTTTCGTCACTGGATGATGATTCTTGTCGTTTTGGCCTGCGTGGCTCTTCTTTCTCAAGAGAAACAGCGTTGGATTGGAAACGCTTCTTTCTGAGGGCGAGCACAGAGCTGGGGGTTCCATGTGCAGCTACGTCGCCCAGGCGAGGCCTGGGTTTGACAGTTGAAGGGATTCTGAGCATCATGAGAGACTCTGCTCTCATGTGTTGACTCTTAACTAGGAAACTTCTATCTCTAAGAGACAAAGGCTTGCCACCAAAAGGCCTGGGGGTACTTAGTAGCTGAGGCCTCTCCCTTCTGGGGTACTTAGCAGGGCCGTGCTCAGCTGCAGGGTCTGAGGAAGGCATGCTGATGTTTTCTATCCTCCTCTTGCGTGGTGGCGGCCCTTGCCTGTCCTGGGGGCTCCGCTGGAAGGAGGACGGTGGAAAGTGGCCTCCTCTCCATGAGGGGGGTCTGTAAGGGGGTTGGCGAGGGACATCCTGTCCCCTCTCTCTACTGTGGGATCGGCTGCCCTGCCTCTCCACAGGACCGCGCTGCCGCCGGGACTCTTGTTCAGATGACCACCTGCATATCCACCAAACAATAGAGAAATCATTACAATGATGGATCCACTGTCATTGCAAGAGGGAGGTGGAATTTTGACTTTTAGCTTAAACGTAGCCCCTTCACAAGCCAAGACatacaaacaggaagtagaggTTAACTTTCAAAGAGCAATTACAGACGTAACCATCCTCCTCTATATATGAATGTATATCAGACCCCTGTCACTTCTTCATCACACATAATGAACTGGGACAGAGTAGaggtcttcaaaaaaaaaaaaaaaaaaaaacacccttgGTGACCAGGAGAAACGGTCAgtttctgaccatctctgtaacAATTTTAACCAGCTTGGGCTGCTGCTTCACTCCTGTACCTCTCTGTACACGAGCCTCTCCCATGCATCTCTCTGGGGCTCCTCTGTGAGCCAGAGGGCCGTGGCTCTCCATTGTGTGGAAGAGGGAATGATCCAGAGTCTTCCCAGCGCTTCAAGCCACGACCCGAGTGTTCATAGGGTCTTCCTCTTAAAGGAGGGCCTCGTCTTCGCTCATCCTGTGGAGGGAAGCCGGCCTGTCTTTTGGCGCCTCTGAATGATCCCTGGTAAGTTGGGGCGGGGCCAGACCTTCTGTCTGGTGGGTGGTTTCGATTTTGTCTCGGGGAGGGTGACCTCGGGCCTGAGGGGTGGCCATGGAAAGGTGGGTTTCTTTGACTTTGGTGTCCGTGTGTTGGACCGTGAAAAGATGAACGGGGCATAATGTGGGGGGGTCTGTTAGGCCGAAACGGCGACTGCCTCCGAGAGCTGTGGTGTGGTTCCATTTTGGAAGGGTATGATTGAAAGGAATCCTGACTATGAGACTTCCAGTGACTAAAACGTGACTCCCTCTGCTCATCCATTTGAGGAACTCTTCTGCCAGTTGGCGGCTGTCCTCGTCCTCTACCTCTAGACTCTCTCCAGTTAACAGGGGGCCGAGGCGAGTAGCCCTGGTCATCTCTTCGATTTCTGGAGCTGGAGTTATAGTGCCCTTCATTAGGTCCATGATCACTTCCATAGGATCTAGAAGCACAAGAATAAAAACTCCATTGATTACTACATATACCACCACctcatttgaaatattttgaaaccATAAAAATTAAGAGTAACTGAAAAGAAAACcctaaactggaaaaaaaaaacctcacctgGGTTTTATACGTGTTGGTCCAAATTGTGTTCGAACCATCTCTGGAAATGGCCGTTTAacctacagaaaaaaacaacaacaataaaacaagttGTCAAAAGAACCATTGTAGATGTGATTATTAGGGCAGTCACTATGCagtttataccttttttttcagataaacatgaacattttcggaATTTCCTTTCTTGTTAAAACCGTCAAATTTAAAACCTTCGTAGAAAAATATgtccagttttatagaatgaaaacaaacatctgatcGTGATCAATGATTTGTGTAAATTTGACGAGCTGAACGCATTCGGTACAGGAAACACTGCACAGAAGAGATTCAGTGACAATGGTCTACAGTCGATCAGGACGCTAAACACAATCGCCCTAAAACAAGTCCCCAAAACTGTGAGGTTAACCACTTTGTGCTGAGGGTCCACTGTATTGAacgaaaagtattttttaaaaatactgcaCACTCATTATCCCAAGGTTTAATTCCTAAAAGATTTGATAAAAATATCCTGCAACTGATTAAATGTTACATGTTTTATTGACGAATCAATAAAATGGCAGACGCAACTTTCAGCTACCTCCATCAAAAGACCAAATAATTTTTACAAAGTCATTGTGGGGAGCAATAACAGTACAGAGGCTAGTAAACCCTTACAACAAACAGGTTATGTCGAACTCCACGCCAATGCAAATATTAGGTGCATAGTGTGGGATTCTGTAACTTTTTATGGCGACGTCCAAGAACAGCTGTTAAAACAGGGACTAATGTTATGTCAACACACTGATGATAATGCtacttctctgttttttttaatcaattacaATAATTTATTGACAATAAGTTTAACTGTTATAGAAAAATagctttataaatataaattataaCCCCATAAGTCTTTACAAAAGTACTAAAACTGTAAAGAACATGGTGTGTAGTTTGATATTCATAAGGTAATTACCAAAGTGATGACTCTTCCAGTCTCAGATTTTATTACCTGAACGAAAAACAATCTGGACCAAACTAAGGATTTAGTCGaaataaactcaaaaaaatTTTGGTATCACAACAGTTGGAGAGATCGATACCAAAAGTGCGTCACATAATGCAATAATACAATAATCTGGTCacttattcttttaaaaatgatacaaaaaatTAAAGCCTTGAGATTTTATTTCTTAGAAAATCAACAACTGACTATTAAATCTAAATGAGGGaaataaatgtaacaataaatacttaaatactATTTTCGTCTGTTGTGTAAAGTTTTCAGTGCAGCCAAACCCTAGTAGGTCACGATCACAACTGTTTCGATCGTTAATATAATCACATCAACACTTAATTGtctttgctttaaaacaaactaaaatgtaCCCAGCGTTAATCCAGCGAAAtggttaacaaaataaaatccatcgTGCGTTTATATTCAGGTGGGTTGTGTTACGGTGAAGAAAGCCGCCTCAGTTTATGACCCGCTGAACAAGCGAAACGTGATTCCAATTTTAGCATTACGCAGCTGCCGACAAACGTCTCCTACGTTTCTTATTTTTCGCATAGAGTGGAGTCAAATATTTTAACTTCAGTGACCCTTATTCCGATCTAATGTTGCATCTAGTTTGTTATTGTCGATCAAAATGTAGTAGGCCGAGTCTTTACGTCGCGCTAACTACTAGCTAACTTAAATCAGGCTAAAGAAACTGAGCTAGCTCAGCGCCGATTAAAACAAAATCGCTTATTTCAGTTATTTTAGTACGTTACATGCAATAGACGAGGGAATTAAAAATAGAACTATAAACTATAGAGTTACTTACCAAACGCTGCCTGAGCGAAAGCTACGTGTATATAGGTGTGACACAGTTATCAACCGCACTTATCTCCCAACCACTACGAACAGTTAGTATGGTAAATTACAGCGCCCCCTGCCTCTGTGGAGTACAAATTACATAGACGTTCTTGGCTCGAAACACAGCAAGTTACTGTACTTCCAAATCAGGGCATATTACAGTTTAGTAgtccttggttttattttattttcaataagtTACTTACCTTAAAAATTACTGCCATCACTTACTCTACTTCTGAATTGctttcatcaaaataaaacacaacatttaaaaacagcacCATAATACTAAAATGTGTTTACCTTTAAAAGTGTACCCTTTGGGCTACACAGGGTACtgacaacatatttttttatatgtataaaAGGAAAGCAAGATGATAAAGCCACATTTATAAATAGCCTAagccttttattttggtaaccattttgcaaaaaatagaTAGCTGTGGTCCATTCATTTCAGACATATCATTTGGATTCTATTAAAAGATTATAAGTCCTAATTTCTTAAGttacctttattttattttattcagaggTTCAGAGCACAAAACCAAGATAACACAGAGATATTGTTCATGCTTTCACAAGCAATTAAATTGATAATAAGTATTTCTCAAATTTTTCTGCCTTGTAGCATAcatttgttgtgtgtttacATTGTATGAACTTCTATGAAACTCATTCCTAAATAAACATCTGAACTGCTTGTTCACATTCATATAAAAAAAGCGCTAcacatttttagttttcctttttattgacTTAGATCATGAAGTAATGACCATGCCCAAGCATACAGTTTACAGTGTTTGCAGTACTTGAAGACATTTGATGACTGTGACACAGTTTAATTGTGTTTGATGAGCAGACACAAACATCTAGAACCACTTGTGTAAAGcgtttacattcttttttaatctaaaattcTATTGTCCTTGTTAAATCAGGTTTACTTAATACAAAGCAGGATGCAGGTCTTTATTTAACATTTCTATCCTCTCCTTGGTTCCTTTAAACTCTCATGTATTGATTCAGTTCGATTcaaagggatttatttgtcCAAAGCAAGTTagtttctcttaaaaaaataaaattaaaaaatttaacGCCACATAAACAACCATCTCCATGGCTATATAATAATAAAGACAAATATGATCCATTCCTCATAAAGCTAATCTGTTTAATTGCTTATTCACAGGCAGTGATTGGataattttatattattttctgACTTACGTAAGATAATTCTAGCTGGAAAGAAAAGTTGGACTAGTCTTATATTGTCTCCACctgcaaaacagtttttcaggGTGCACAAACAGCTTtgtcatttttcaatttttcagcTGCAAAGCATTTGGATCACCGTGAGCCACACAATCCTTATAATTAGAATGTGCTGAAATTGATTTCAAcatgattttaacatgtttgagTTTATTTGCAAATGGTTCTAAAGATCAGATTTGCTATGTTCTACAAATGTGATGATGCACTGTTAAAGAAGTGCTTAAATCCAGGTTAATAGTTGCAAACTCATTCCTGCACATGCACGTATGTcacttcaggaaaaaaacagaaaaaaataatctcaaaatgTCTCATGGTTTTGAAGTGTTCCTGTTGTGTTGTCAGTTTAGCTGTGTTTTGCTTTCAGACagattaaattagtttttttttatttaaatccccTGTTGATGCAcatctgaacaaaaaacaacatctttcaaaaataaacaacaatattAACCTCAGTTAACCTATCAGTGAGAAATACGTTTACGTTCAGCTGCATCTTAGGATGTTTTTGATTTGTAAGCTCTAAATATGTGTTTGCTTACACATTCTAGAATAAAGCTAACCCTGGAAATGAtatacaatattttttaatcagGCAAATgcaaatcatcatcatcattaaatatgtttttctttttgtatttttccattGCACTAAGTGATCTTAatgttattatatatatttgtctTTTCCTGTCCTTTCATACATTTGATCCATTATTTCACACTAAAGGATTAGTTAGTATATGTGAGAtgttttgattatttctttttagttcCATGTCTATGGCTTTATTCCTGTAAGTGTAGAGACAAGGACATACTGACATAGACGCAATGtccctgtgtgtctgtgtgcagatgtgaacaagaaaaacagacaagttAAGTAGCAAAAATGGGGGTGCTGAGCTACTGGATGCTGAGAGTATTCGGAGACGGGGGCTTCACCACCAGGTGCTTTGAAGAGTCCGACATGGGACTGACAACACCCTCTATCAGGTTCTTGTTGCAGTCGCCAATGCTGCTGTCCGAGGACTGTTTGGGGTACGTGGCACTTCCTGTCAGGTCCATGAGTTCCTCCAGACCTCGGTTGTCGTTCAGGACAATGTTCTGCATTTCGGTTATGGGCGAGAACTCTGGGATTGAGATCAGTTCTTCCTTTGAAGCTGGACTAAAGCAtaagtaggaaaaaaaatcataacttttTTTGGCTaagtaaggattttttttctcaagatgAAATTGTGATAGGTCCATGAATAAGGGGACTTACCTAACGTCCATTGACTGCACCTCATCACTGGAGCCGGAGCGCTTTACATCCAGAGGCTCCAGCTTGATAACTGGAGGGGATAAGCGTTCCACTGGCTTCTCAGAGGGTTTGACCACCTCCACCTTGTTCCCTGCTTTAACTTTCCCCACAGCTGATGCCTGTGCATTTAAGCTTTGCTGTTTGCCTCCAAGATGGTTGCCCACAGAGGTACCATCCTCACTGTGGTTGGCATTGGCCCCTGCGACCGCCTTCACAGGCTCTTTACGCTTTACATTTTCTCTGAGCTGCTTGTTTTCATTCAGGTCCACCTGCTGCTTTACAGCACCAGCTGGAGAGGTTTCTCTCCCAAACTGCCAGCCATGTTCTCCCTGCTGTTTGCCTGGCCTCTTTTCAGGAGTCACGTGATGAACCTTCTCCTCTTTACCCCCCATGAGCACTGCTGCATCTCTCTTCAGAGGAGAACCCCGTTTTGTTTCAACCTGAACCTGAAACTCAACCTTTACGCTCTCTTGTTTGATCACCTCAGCATTAGGTTTTATGTCCCCTGCGAAGAGTAGCAGATGTCACAGAGGGCTTTGTCTTAGTTAGACTCTCCAACTAAGTTTACAGTTGAGCTCAAATATGATTGCACAAACAATATATTAAAAATTAGAATCACATGTGGCATTTTAGGGGGAATTTTGCAGCCTAATtgttataaaactcagcagtgACTGCTCAATCATCGGGAGCTTGCTCTGTGTGCGCAGTCCCCAAGAGAGTGCTTAGTGAAAGTTACAAGGGCATTTTCAAGAACAGACTAATTTTACAGTCAGCTTGCCCCATggcactgctctgcagaaaaaaagtcattcacTGCAGATGCTTCTCCATATTCCACAAAAAGAGAATCCCTGTTACCTGAATCTTTAGCTACCATAAACTGTGCATTGATATTTGAATTTGTATTAAAAGTTGCAAACCATGCAAAGTTAGATGTAACTGGTAAATGGTGCAGCCTAAAACAGCAAACAACTGATATCAAAAAAAATTACTAAGCAgcgtttgaaaataaaagtcctTATGAACATTATTTGAGGTGTCAGGGTGAAACTACTGAAgagtcaaatgtttttaatttcatgTCACTCAAAGCTTCCATactgaaatattaaaataaattaatgaatgaGACAGACTTTTCCAAATCTCTAGGCTGGAATCAACTTTGAGCTCAGAGTACTTTTAAAGATCtcctaattatttatttaaagtggaTCCATTAAAATAGTTAAGTCAGAAATCTGCTTCTAGGTGAGACCTTCAAATATTAGCAAACCAGATTTGTAATTTTTAATCTCTTTGGAGAAAAACCACATAAAACACGGCCTGTGACCTTGTGGAAGGGTGTCTgtcctgagactggaaggttgtgagttcaaatccatgaCCAGGTCCTACTAAAGACTAAAAATCTACATACATTTTGATATTTAGAGTAACCTATTGTGAAAAATAGTCTTTAAATTTGCAAATGTGTGAGCATCAGTTCTAAATACCCCCTAAAAACTgcctggaaacaaaaaaaaaaaaaatgcagataaaaGGGTTCTGCTGAAAATGCATGCAGAGTTTCATCTTCTTAGAGAGGTCATGGCATTGCTCACAgtgcaaaaaaatgaagaaaaaaaattcctcaATGTATGGATCTTTGCTGTGCATTGCTGTTGAAAAGAATTcagctgaagcagcagactCAGAAGAAAAGTGCTGGAATGAGGATGCTGTCTCAAGGGGAGACTCAAGACAAGCCAACTCaagaaaaaataatctatttttcTATTTCCCATGCTTGAGATTCACcgataaaaaaagtcaaacaataaatcacacatgccttgttttctctcttttttttaacagccacAAGGCAATAAGCCGGGGGCAACGGAAAGCACGGAGGTCAAGCCAACGCAGAGAGTCTGCAGGGTGGTAAAGCACACACTGACCTGGCGGTGAGACGGACTTTGTCTCCACCTGCTCCTCCTTTTGATTTAAGGCAGAAAAAAGACGTTCAAACCACTGTCTCCCCAAGAATAGAATTTAATACATATAAAGAACAACAGAGAGTtttgataaaaagaaataaaaaaacaaagcaagcgTCTTGGTCATGTCATCAACAGGAGTTAAAGGCAGCAGGTCTACTTTGCGAGAACAGTCTCCTAAAGTACCTTCGTGTCAGCTTCACCTTTCCGTGTTCTCTTCATGATTTCCTCAATTCTCTGCAAAAGCACACAAAGATCCTTCGAATAGTAAACTTTCCAGTAATTGTGAAACTGTTATCAAATAAGCACCTATGTATTGCTGAAATGTACCTTTTTTCTGAGttgcctctgcttctcctcttGTGTGAGCAGCTCTGTGTCTTGCTGCTGACGCTCCCCACCTCCTCGCGGCTGGGGCTTGACTTTGTCCATCTGTTCACAACACAGGAATGTGTGTTTAGAACCAGAAATGATACCACTTTACAGATTACAGGTAAAATCGTGACCTCTGTGTCCTCCTGGATCTTTAGCTCTTTTTGCTGCtccactttttttgtgttctcctcttttttctgtCCGGTTGATTCTTTCACGTTGTTCCTTCTCTCTTCTGTTGGATGAGCCTTCGCCTCCCGCTGCTGCTCCAGGGCGAGAAGCTTCTTCTGCTTTTCCTCCATCAATCTGATCAAGATGTTTTaatcgttttttaaaaaaaataaaagctttttcttgaCAAAATATATTATCATCACATGAACTTgcctctcttcttcctcttttttccgtTGTTTCTCCTCCACTTCTTTTTGGGCTCGAGCTTGACGCCTGCGCTCTGCGAGCAGCCTGGTGGCCTCCTCTGCATCCGTTGTGCCAGCCAACTTCCCTGTGGGAGTGACTGGTGGAGAATCTGTCAACAACACAAGTTGAAAAAAGGTGTAGAACCTCTAGAAATCCACTTAACCTATCAGCAAAATGAGGTCTCCATGAGAAGCCTcacctttgtttttgtcatcaccCTTGTTCCCAGAGGAGTCCACTTTTATGGCCGTCTGGTTTCTTCTGTCAGGAGATTGACTCTTGTCCACAGTGAAGTTCTTGTCACACTGTTCACTTTTGCCAGACTTGCATTTTGTGGTTTCAGAGCTGCCATTTTTCTCCGCTTGGAAAGATGGGTTTGAGCTGTTGACGTCggtgttgtttttctctgctttgcaCTTTCCACCCTTTCTTTCTTTACTGTCCTCCCTCCGATCTTCAGCTGACGGGTTGGTCCAGTGTCTCGTTGGAGAGCGGTGGTAGTGTTGGGGGCTGCCTGGAGACTGGGTGCGTGCCTTATATGCCAACCTGAACACAAGtggaaatgtttacaaaaactgaatcttaagaaagtaaaagacccttgtttcaagaaaaaaattcttattttctgtctcgcaacaaaaataatcttatcaagaaagttaatagtttaagaaaaaatgtcttggtgactagaattttttttcttaaaataaaaaaaaggaaattttcttaccccattgacagattgtttttacttatttaaagatttttgacTTAGGTCTAAAGGGCCTGTTTTTGCTGTGTGGCTTTAGAAACAAAAATTTTTGATGGACGAACTTCTAAAATGAAGCGAGTCATCTTACCTTGAGGTAGTGGGAGAATTCAAATGCTTTGGGACACAAGCAGGGGACTCAGATCTCCGCACAGGGGACCCACAACCGGGGGAAGCAGTTCTCTGATCTCTGCGCAGGCGCTCTTTCTGCAGTCAGTGTAAGGAAAACCGTTgaaatctgtgtgtgtgtaaaaagtGAAGATCATGGCATCCTGGAGGTCTGACCTTGGGAGTGTTTGGGGTGGACTGAGAGCCTCCCTGAACTCCAGTTCTGTAGTGGTCTGCATGGTTAAGTGAGTTGCAGAGAGGTGACCTGTGCGGGCTGCAGGGAGCTGCGTGACCACAAACATCTTTATATCAGACAACAGCAAACCAGACTTGCAGAGATAAATTATTCCATTATTTTGGTGAgactcaaaaaaaaaggagacatgATGTGGAGAGGGAGATCAGTTTGCCTCTtagttttttggttgtttttttattgatcacTCGTGAAAATGTGTAGAATCCCTGTAATCTACATTCAATTTCTTTAACgactttagaaaaatgtttactgTTACGCAAATATTAGTGCTTCTACAGgcaaaggtagcagagcaagaaacTGAGAATCCATCGTCCGAGCAAAGAGCTGTCAGGCTTTTTGCAACACTTCCTCCCTTTGTGAGACTTGCTTTTCTGCTGAAAATAAAGCCCAGATCTCAGCTGAACACTGCCTGACAACTGAGACTCACATTACCAAGCctgcagctgcattttgaaaaGCTCTTCAATCCGCCACACCACAACCATCCCTGAAGGTGTCAcatccacaaaaataaaatcatttattttgcaATATAGCTGCACTTGCAGTAGTCATTTTTCTAATTAGGTGTCCTTATGCAAAATAAGGAGAGACCAAGCTCCTACAAATGTgtataattgatttttttatgtgataTCATTCTAAAAAACCCACATCtggtttattgtttttcttaaagaaatgataaaaaataaaatttatttgcATTGTTCTATCAAAGTGCAATTTTTGATTCCACCTCAATGCATTTTTATGTGAGCAAAACttctgatttatgaaaaaacacagattgCCTTGACACGGGTGCTATGCATTCAATGTGCACAGTTAGAATCTTTTTCCAATAGTTTATTTCTTCACCTGTccaaatagaaaataaagacgttttGCAAAGCAAAGACAGAGAAAGCAAACACTCCAGCATCTGATCTCATTCAAAGATTCCAGAAATAATCTGACATCCTTTGTAGCTACTCATCCAATTTCTCATTAAAACAGGAGTCTCGAAGGAGTGGGGACATTTCACCAGGCTGACTATATCTGTCCCTGTTTCCCTGCACTTGAATTCTAGGTCATCTGCGTTTTATCTCCAAAGCCGTCTGGTGCAGGCTGCACCACTTAACTGCTGTCAACTGCTGTGAGGACCTAATCCTGGGTTATCAcaatcaaaaatgaaagaagcaCTCCCAATTTATCAGCAAACTGTGAAAATAACACCTCCAGCACTTCAACCAATGAGATTTCCTTGTTTTGCAGGGATCTTCTGCCTATTTGTAATTACAGAGACGTTTACAAAGCTGCATCTAGAGGTTTTCTTCTGCGAAAGCCATGCTTTGATAGCATATGTTTCCGAAAGCAGAAACGttgatctgacactgatggaTTACTGACGGATGACGGCTTTCTTCAGACTTGGATGGAACCTCAGCTGTCACATTGTCCTCTTTTCTCCTGTGAAGTGTTGCAACAGCAGGTGCAACACTTCTCTCTAAATTTGCAGCTAATGTTACACAAGTCAAAATATGCCATTAAAGAGTGCAATATGCATTTGAAACGTCAGTGTAGagctaaaacctttttaaaaagaaaaccaaaaaaaacacaagagcacaaacagaaaaacgacAAATTAAGCACACAATCTGCTCTGCACAAATGTAGTTTACCTCAAGTACCCTCTGAAGTGCATGCACGAAACTTTAACTAACAGAAAGGAGGCAGttatgtgctttttttccattgttttctCAAACCAGATATTTGGATGTAGAGGAGGGGAGATGCATTTGGGAGGGCAAGGGGGCTTAACTTTACCAGATTCGCTGGCAGCAGGAAGGGGGGAGGCAATGCCATGGGAAAAGGCGGAGGCAGCGGAGAAGGGGAGTGGGGCATTCTCACAGTCACCTATAAGCAGCAGGcggagcagagcagacagagcgTTACGAACAGTTTGTCTGAGCGGGTCCTCAATCAGCTGTGGACAGGATGGGGGTTAACATGCAGCAGGGATGTCCTGTGGGCCCACTGTGACTGAAAAAGGTCCCTTGTAGTGCTTTCAATTTTAAAGTtaatgagacttttttttaaatatgatattAGGGTGACTCTGAATTATAGTTTTCTGTAAtactttaatatatttttactaTGACTACAGGTTTAAAAGCCATACAAATAGGGTAAGAGAACCAGGACATGCATGCAGAAGTAATTCCATCTTGTCACTTTTGGAAATCAGGGAATTTATGTTTTGAAAGTGCCAGCAAAGGCTTTTAGTAACAGTTTTTGTATGTATTGCTTAAAACTTGTTTCCATGCTTCCTGCA
The DNA window shown above is from Oryzias latipes chromosome 14, ASM223467v1 and carries:
- the LOC101161431 gene encoding MAP7 domain-containing protein 2 isoform X2, whose amino-acid sequence is MAKMVTSPSATTAEKMPQPSITLLPDKKSPTNGHSSPARTGRSILPWPETFCNPKHFRDSLAFPLLVRKKHCTFQPCGLCFLHPAAPSNSDKKPHMNGYASPSHLATNGNSHGGKQGVEGYMKTDDRMRLAKERREERERSLVAREQLIREKERRARLQYERTVEERWRRLEEQRQKEEQRRAAVEEKRRQQLEEERERLEALMRRSLERSLQLEQRTKRWNRGCPPGAAPCSPHRSPLCNSLNHADHYRTGVQGGSQSTPNTPKKERLRRDQRTASPGCGSPVRRSESPACVPKHLNSPTTSRLAYKARTQSPGSPQHYHRSPTRHWTNPSAEDRREDSKERKGGKCKAEKNNTDVNSSNPSFQAEKNGSSETTKCKSGKSEQCDKNFTVDKSQSPDRRNQTAIKVDSSGNKGDDKNKDSPPVTPTGKLAGTTDAEEATRLLAERRRQARAQKEVEEKQRKKEEEERLMEEKQKKLLALEQQREAKAHPTEERRNNVKESTGQKKEENTKKVEQQKELKIQEDTEMDKVKPQPRGGGERQQQDTELLTQEEKQRQLRKKRIEEIMKRTRKGEADTKEEQVETKSVSPPGDIKPNAEVIKQESVKVEFQVQVETKRGSPLKRDAAVLMGGKEEKVHHVTPEKRPGKQQGEHGWQFGRETSPAGAVKQQVDLNENKQLRENVKRKEPVKAVAGANANHSEDGTSVGNHLGGKQQSLNAQASAVGKVKAGNKVEVVKPSEKPVERLSPPVIKLEPLDVKRSGSSDEVQSMDVSPASKEELISIPEFSPITEMQNIVLNDNRGLEELMDLTGSATYPKQSSDSSIGDCNKNLIEGVVSPMSDSSKHLVVKPPSPNTLSIQ
- the LOC101161431 gene encoding MAP7 domain-containing protein 2 isoform X3 is translated as MAKMVTSPSATTAEKMPQPSITLLPDKKSPTNGHSSPARTGRSTPSNSDKKPHMNGYASPSHLATNGNSHGGKQGVEGYMKTDDRMRLAKERREERERSLVAREQLIREKERRARLQYERTVEERWRRLEEQRQKEEQRRAAVEEKRRQQLEEERERLEALMRRSLERSLQLEQRTKRWNRGCPPGAGDCENAPLPFSAASAFSHGIASPLPAASESAPCSPHRSPLCNSLNHADHYRTGVQGGSQSTPNTPKKERLRRDQRTASPGCGSPVRRSESPACVPKHLNSPTTSRLAYKARTQSPGSPQHYHRSPTRHWTNPSAEDRREDSKERKGGKCKAEKNNTDVNSSNPSFQAEKNGSSETTKCKSGKSEQCDKNFTVDKSQSPDRRNQTAIKVDSSGNKGDDKNKDSPPVTPTGKLAGTTDAEEATRLLAERRRQARAQKEVEEKQRKKEEEERLMEEKQKKLLALEQQREAKAHPTEERRNNVKESTGQKKEENTKKVEQQKELKIQEDTEMDKVKPQPRGGGERQQQDTELLTQEEKQRQLRKKRIEEIMKRTRKGEADTKEEQVETKSVSPPGDIKPNAEVIKQESVKVEFQVQVETKRGSPLKRDAAVLMGGKEEKVHHVTPEKRPGKQQGEHGWQFGRETSPAGAVKQQVDLNENKQLRENVKRKEPVKAVAGANANHSEDGTSVGNHLGGKQQSLNAQASAVGKVKAGNKVEVVKPSEKPVERLSPPVIKLEPLDVKRSGSSDEVQSMDVSPASKEELISIPEFSPITEMQNIVLNDNRGLEELMDLTGSATYPKQSSDSSIGDCNKNLIEGVVSPMSDSSKHLVVKPPSPNTLSIQ